A window from Ardenticatenales bacterium encodes these proteins:
- a CDS encoding ABC transporter ATP-binding protein produces MIETRNLRKVYGMGEVLVTALDGVDLRINVGEFVAVMGPSGSGKSTLMNILGCLDRPTEGHYLLAGKDVSGLDKVQLAAVRNRQIGFIFQSFNLLARTSALHNVMLPLVYQRPQRFSPQERQERAMAALEAVGLADRANHEPSALSGGQRQRVAIARALINDPLLVMADEPTGNLDSKTGHEILDLLHELHGRGRTILMVTHEQDIAAETERTIMMVDGRVATDGQMGGE; encoded by the coding sequence ATTATCGAAACGCGGAATCTGCGCAAAGTGTACGGCATGGGCGAAGTCCTCGTCACGGCCCTGGATGGCGTGGATTTGCGCATCAACGTCGGCGAATTCGTGGCCGTAATGGGTCCCTCCGGCTCTGGCAAGAGCACCCTGATGAACATTCTCGGATGCCTCGACCGCCCCACCGAGGGCCACTACTTGCTGGCAGGCAAAGACGTGAGCGGATTGGACAAAGTGCAGTTGGCCGCTGTCCGTAACCGGCAGATTGGCTTTATCTTCCAATCCTTCAACCTGCTGGCGCGCACCAGCGCCTTGCACAACGTCATGTTGCCGCTGGTGTATCAACGACCACAGCGATTTTCGCCACAAGAGCGCCAGGAACGGGCTATGGCCGCGTTGGAAGCCGTTGGGCTGGCGGATCGGGCCAATCACGAACCCAGCGCACTCTCCGGCGGGCAGCGGCAGCGGGTGGCGATTGCCCGCGCTCTGATCAACGACCCGCTGCTGGTGATGGCGGACGAGCCGACCGGAAACCTGGACTCGAAAACGGGGCATGAAATCCTCGACCTGCTGCATGAACTACATGGTCGGGGGCGGACGATCCTGATGGTGACACATGAGCAAGACATTGCCGCCGAAACGGAACGCACGATCATGATGGTGGATGGTCGCGTAGCCACCGACGGCCAGATGGGAGGTGAATGA
- a CDS encoding ABC transporter permease, producing the protein MMATTTHDPLPVSRTVATVVQEDVAGGLIRPGEIVRIAWEGVMRNKVRSLLTMLGVIIGVAAVIIMIAISAGTEATIAEQIEGLGANLVFIQASFGRGGPGAFNDRNTPRLVYDDAAIVANVSGVLGTVVDQMASQTVKAGSETLTEVPLVGTTPDFPSVRSVDIAQGRFFNETEVDRSAKVVVLGASVAESLFGDSDPIGQSIIAGTTKLTVIGVAAEKGVVGNTDFDAQIYVPIHLIFDKFMPSQFARFAGDNVRIIYAQLDPKADKDAVIQQIELKLAASKGISVDELPFVIQTQQDIIDTQGATTAAFRNLLAWVAGVSLLVGGIGIMNIMLVSVTERTREIGIRQSVGATPADIRLQFLTEAVMLSLVGGLIGVLAGVGGAILFGATSDMRTVVLPSSIGLAFGSAAAVGIFFGFFPANKAAQLDPIEALRHE; encoded by the coding sequence ATGATGGCGACGACAACGCATGACCCCTTGCCTGTTTCACGTACTGTGGCAACGGTAGTGCAGGAGGACGTTGCGGGTGGCCTGATCCGTCCTGGCGAAATCGTGCGCATTGCCTGGGAAGGCGTGATGCGCAACAAAGTGCGCTCTTTGTTGACGATGTTGGGCGTGATCATTGGCGTGGCCGCCGTCATCATCATGATCGCCATCAGCGCGGGGACGGAGGCCACCATTGCCGAACAAATCGAGGGCCTGGGCGCGAATCTGGTCTTTATTCAGGCTTCTTTTGGGCGCGGCGGACCCGGCGCGTTCAATGACCGGAATACGCCGCGCCTGGTCTATGATGACGCGGCTATTGTGGCAAATGTGAGCGGTGTGCTGGGCACGGTGGTAGACCAGATGGCTTCGCAGACGGTGAAGGCGGGCAGCGAAACTTTGACGGAGGTTCCCTTGGTAGGGACGACGCCGGATTTCCCATCGGTGCGCTCGGTGGATATTGCCCAGGGGCGTTTCTTTAACGAGACGGAGGTGGACCGTTCGGCGAAGGTGGTGGTGTTGGGAGCTTCGGTGGCGGAGAGTCTGTTTGGTGATAGTGATCCGATTGGGCAGTCGATTATTGCCGGCACAACCAAACTGACCGTCATTGGCGTGGCCGCGGAAAAAGGGGTCGTGGGCAACACCGATTTTGACGCCCAGATTTACGTCCCTATTCACCTCATCTTCGACAAATTCATGCCCAGCCAGTTTGCCCGCTTCGCCGGCGATAACGTGCGCATTATTTACGCCCAACTGGACCCGAAAGCGGACAAGGACGCCGTCATTCAACAAATCGAACTGAAGCTGGCAGCTTCCAAAGGTATCTCCGTGGATGAACTCCCCTTCGTCATTCAAACGCAGCAGGACATCATCGATACGCAGGGGGCTACGACGGCCGCCTTCCGCAATTTGTTGGCCTGGGTGGCCGGCGTTTCCCTGCTGGTGGGCGGCATTGGCATTATGAACATTATGTTGGTGAGTGTTACGGAGCGTACGCGCGAAATCGGTATCCGCCAATCCGTGGGCGCAACGCCGGCGGACATCCGCCTACAATTTCTAACGGAAGCCGTTATGCTCAGCCTGGTTGGTGGCCTGATTGGCGTGTTGGCCGGCGTGGGGGGGGCGATCTTGTTCGGCGCGACCAGCGACATGCGCACGGTGGTCCTTCCGTCGTCTATTGGTCTGGCGTTTGGCTCCGCCGCCGCCGTGGGCATCTTCTTTGGCTTTTTCCCGGCGAACAAAGCGGCGCAGCTTGACCCCATTGAGGCGCTGCGACATGAGTAA
- a CDS encoding transposase, giving the protein MARVSAVDHQETIWSQLFAGNQHTVNCLPNAMEGVQSSLDLDQKQRNRTVWRFDGGGGSEDNFRLLLGQGYHVHAKGLSSSRAAALAKQVTRWDSYDNIWLGEVKTNFDWGRPIRVFVQRRLKKDKILHSYFVSTLTLPSKKQFLFLYQERGGAEVEQFRQDKSGLAMAVRRKASFNGQTAYILLTDLAHHLLADFKRHALIGSRFETYGLKRIVRDLLCVPGTLIFDEQGKLVYVKLLSQMKISTDLLICLERYYFERFS; this is encoded by the coding sequence TTGGCTCGTGTTAGTGCTGTAGATCACCAAGAAACCATCTGGTCACAACTCTTTGCAGGTAATCAGCATACTGTTAATTGTCTGCCAAATGCAATGGAAGGTGTGCAAAGTTCATTAGACTTAGACCAAAAGCAACGTAATCGCACCGTTTGGCGTTTTGATGGTGGCGGTGGCAGCGAAGATAACTTCCGACTTTTGCTAGGGCAAGGTTATCATGTCCACGCCAAAGGGCTTTCCAGCAGTCGGGCGGCTGCCCTAGCCAAGCAAGTTACCCGATGGGATTCCTACGATAATATCTGGCTTGGCGAGGTAAAAACCAATTTTGATTGGGGACGCCCCATACGAGTTTTTGTGCAACGTCGATTAAAAAAGGACAAGATTTTGCACAGTTATTTCGTTAGCACCTTGACTTTGCCCTCCAAAAAGCAGTTTTTGTTCCTTTATCAGGAGCGTGGCGGTGCAGAAGTAGAGCAATTTCGCCAAGATAAGAGTGGTTTGGCAATGGCAGTCCGCCGAAAAGCATCCTTCAATGGACAAACTGCTTACATTTTGTTGACGGATTTAGCCCATCATTTGCTTGCCGATTTCAAACGACACGCTCTGATTGGGTCACGATTTGAAACGTATGGGTTGAAGCGAATTGTGCGCGACCTTCTTTGTGTACCTGGTACACTTATATTTGATGAGCAAGGAAAACTCGTTTATGTTAAGTTGCTAAGTCAAATGAAAATTTCAACTGATCTGTTAATTTGTTTGGAAAGATACTATTTTGAGCGTTTTTCCTGA
- a CDS encoding RHS repeat-associated core domain-containing protein gives MHVLTKRTHQTEYPITQRSVYFLGGQAIAVRQVVEGGPTNTLHLHTDHLGSTSIMSYNGGGGVVASSTARYLPFGDYRIAPTQTYTDRGFTGQKHNDGLGLIYYNARYYLPGVGRFVNADTIVPDAGIPQSFNRYSYGYNNPVKYSDPTGHLSVDEINAYFGEYQNEQEMIEAGYSEELVYWLFDEDVMFGDVFTYESGEAMLVLFEANEAGSEVYIGGFYGLNGNREGQQVYASNIGWLNDHTPEARELEDLYFDNWENLPTMSGSDGTPYYIPSTYVNTLTWEAGLAGVGIVGGGALVTGCIISVGCAGAFATGTAIVGSGSTIIGTAAAMWDVLTPDKTLFDVYPTILLPEMNVLGQLEYKAPRHFHITAPEGIYE, from the coding sequence ATGCACGTATTGACAAAGCGCACGCACCAAACCGAATACCCCATCACCCAACGCAGCGTCTACTTCCTCGGCGGGCAGGCCATTGCCGTGCGACAGGTGGTCGAGGGTGGCCCCACCAACACCTTGCACCTGCACACGGACCATTTAGGCAGTACCAGTATCATGAGCTATAACGGTGGGGGAGGCGTAGTTGCCAGCAGCACCGCCCGCTACCTCCCCTTCGGCGACTACCGCATCGCACCCACCCAAACCTATACCGACCGCGGCTTCACCGGCCAGAAGCACAACGACGGCCTCGGCCTCATCTATTACAACGCCCGCTACTACCTGCCCGGCGTGGGGCGATTTGTGAATGCGGATACGATTGTGCCGGATGCCGGCATTCCCCAAAGCTTTAATCGCTACTCATACGGATATAACAATCCTGTCAAGTATTCTGATCCAACTGGACATCTTTCAGTCGATGAAATTAACGCATATTTTGGAGAATATCAAAATGAGCAAGAGATGATAGAGGCTGGGTACTCTGAGGAACTTGTATATTGGCTTTTTGATGAAGATGTAATGTTTGGCGATGTTTTCACTTATGAAAGTGGCGAAGCAATGTTAGTATTGTTTGAGGCAAATGAAGCAGGATCAGAGGTATATATAGGTGGGTTTTACGGCTTAAATGGGAATCGAGAAGGACAACAAGTTTATGCTTCAAACATCGGATGGCTAAATGATCATACCCCCGAAGCTCGTGAGCTGGAAGATCTATACTTTGATAACTGGGAGAATCTGCCGACAATGAGTGGTTCAGATGGAACACCCTACTATATTCCGTCAACATATGTTAATACATTAACCTGGGAAGCTGGGCTAGCAGGTGTTGGTATAGTTGGAGGGGGTGCGTTAGTAACAGGTTGTATAATCTCAGTCGGATGTGCAGGTGCTTTCGCCACAGGAACTGCTATTGTCGGAAGTGGGTCTACAATAATTGGCACGGCAGCTGCTATGTGGGATGTACTTACACCAGATAAAACACTTTTTGATGTGTACCCCACAATTTTGCTTCCTGAGATGAATGTATTAGGGCAATTAGAATATAAGGCTCCACGCCATTTTCATATTACCGCTCCTGAGGGAATTTACGAATGA